In the genome of Eggerthella sp. YY7918, one region contains:
- the tatC gene encoding twin-arginine translocase subunit TatC, whose amino-acid sequence MPIGPARMPLFDHLGELRMRLVRIIACLAVAVVVFYLASATLIEFLIMPISEYLQEGALTTLTPFEGFSVRFKVSLWASIVACSPVILWQILAFFLPALKPNERKWFIPTFAAAVGLFIFGTVFCYLIILNPAFQWLTDQSAGFATVQAQASAFIDTIVKFEIGFGFAFELPLVIFYLVIFDVVPYKKLRGSWRTVYVALMVISAMVTPDASPVTMLLMFAALVALYEASLLISRIVLAKRIKKQNEEFEREEAAEAAEELAYQKEKAKKAK is encoded by the coding sequence ATGCCTATCGGACCGGCACGCATGCCCCTGTTCGACCATCTGGGCGAGCTGCGTATGCGCCTCGTGCGCATCATTGCCTGTTTGGCCGTTGCTGTGGTCGTCTTCTACCTTGCATCGGCTACGCTCATCGAGTTTCTTATCATGCCGATATCCGAGTATTTGCAGGAAGGCGCTTTGACCACGCTGACGCCCTTCGAAGGCTTTAGCGTACGCTTCAAGGTGTCGCTGTGGGCTTCAATTGTCGCCTGCTCTCCGGTTATCCTCTGGCAGATTTTGGCGTTTTTTCTGCCTGCTCTTAAGCCCAACGAACGCAAGTGGTTCATCCCCACGTTCGCCGCGGCAGTAGGACTGTTCATCTTCGGTACGGTGTTTTGCTATCTGATCATTCTGAACCCGGCATTCCAGTGGCTCACTGATCAGTCGGCGGGATTTGCGACTGTGCAGGCGCAGGCGAGCGCGTTCATCGACACCATCGTCAAGTTCGAGATCGGTTTTGGCTTTGCATTTGAGCTGCCGCTCGTGATTTTCTATCTGGTTATCTTCGACGTGGTGCCGTACAAGAAGTTGCGCGGCAGCTGGCGAACGGTGTATGTGGCGCTCATGGTCATCTCAGCAATGGTGACGCCGGACGCGTCGCCGGTTACAATGTTGCTCATGTTCGCTGCCCTTGTGGCGTTGTACGAGGCTAGCTTGCTTATTTCGCGCATCGTGCTTGCCAAGCGCATCAAGAAGCAAAACGAGGAATTTGAACGCGAGGAAGCTGCCGAGGCGGCAGAGGAACTCGCGTACCAGAAAGAAAAAGCCAAAAAGGCGAAGTAG
- a CDS encoding amidohydrolase family protein yields MLLCAQYILPITSEPIQRGAVLVRDGFIRDIGTTDMLKLRYPDEEVVDFGLAALMPGLVDLHTHLENSVMRGVVHDVPYTTWIMSIMEKSAKLDVGDWYDSAILGGLEALSSGITTVADITATGAACTATQKLGMRSVIYREVGAMDKRRVDFAMRHAENDIMHWREEVDSSRVTIGIAPAAMYTCHPSVYGRVSEFARRENVPVAMHVAGNREEYKFIKYGSSPFSVHTMENKRGFVEVPPWLPTGTTPVRYALNWGAFESDNVLAIHCVHVNDKDIQKLKEYDVAVAVCPRCNAQLGMGVAPINEFIRSDLRLGLGTDSPAATDSTDLFTEMRIGMLVQRAVNVGEFLDSATMLEMATIGGARALKLDDKIGSLDIGKYADIIAVDLSSSHQTPTTDPVSAVVNTCSGADILMTMVNGVSLYEKSKWNVGVEVAKSIARVIEIRSKLR; encoded by the coding sequence ATGCTCTTGTGCGCACAATACATCCTCCCCATCACGTCTGAACCAATACAGCGCGGCGCTGTGCTGGTTCGCGATGGCTTCATTCGGGATATCGGCACAACCGATATGCTTAAGCTGCGCTATCCGGACGAGGAGGTCGTGGACTTCGGCTTGGCGGCGCTTATGCCGGGGCTCGTCGATTTGCACACTCATCTTGAAAACTCGGTCATGCGCGGCGTGGTGCACGACGTGCCGTACACCACGTGGATCATGTCCATCATGGAAAAAAGCGCCAAGTTGGATGTGGGCGACTGGTACGACTCGGCCATCCTCGGTGGTCTTGAGGCGCTTTCGAGCGGTATCACCACCGTTGCCGACATCACCGCAACGGGTGCCGCCTGCACGGCAACGCAAAAACTTGGCATGCGCAGCGTCATTTATCGCGAGGTGGGCGCTATGGACAAGCGTCGCGTCGACTTCGCCATGCGTCATGCGGAAAACGACATCATGCACTGGCGCGAAGAGGTGGACAGCTCTCGCGTGACCATTGGTATCGCTCCAGCGGCCATGTACACCTGCCATCCCTCGGTGTATGGTCGGGTGTCGGAATTCGCTCGTCGCGAGAACGTTCCCGTGGCCATGCATGTGGCGGGTAATCGTGAAGAATACAAGTTCATCAAGTACGGATCTTCGCCGTTTTCGGTCCATACCATGGAAAACAAGCGCGGCTTCGTTGAGGTTCCGCCTTGGCTGCCCACCGGCACCACGCCGGTTCGCTATGCACTGAACTGGGGCGCGTTCGAGTCGGACAACGTGCTCGCCATCCACTGCGTGCACGTGAACGACAAAGATATCCAAAAGCTCAAAGAATATGACGTAGCCGTGGCGGTGTGTCCTCGCTGCAATGCGCAGTTGGGTATGGGTGTGGCGCCCATCAACGAGTTCATCCGTTCCGATTTGCGTCTTGGTTTGGGAACCGATTCACCCGCCGCCACTGACTCAACCGATCTGTTCACCGAGATGCGCATTGGCATGCTGGTGCAGCGCGCGGTGAACGTGGGCGAGTTCTTGGATTCGGCGACCATGCTGGAAATGGCCACCATCGGCGGTGCGCGCGCACTAAAGCTCGACGACAAGATTGGCTCGCTTGACATCGGCAAATATGCCGATATTATTGCGGTTGACCTGTCCAGTTCGCATCAGACTCCCACGACCGATCCCGTGTCGGCAGTGGTGAATACATGCAGCGGTGCAGACATTCTGATGACCATGGTAAACGGCGTGTCTCTGTACGAAAAGAGCAAGTGGAACGTGGGCGTGGAGGTTGCTAAGAGCATCGCTCGCGTCATAGAGATTCGCAGCAAGTTGAGGTAG
- a CDS encoding twin-arginine translocase TatA/TatE family subunit, producing the protein MFGIGGFELFLILLFGFLIFGPDKLPAMAKTLGKAINKFRSAQEEMNKVIKTEVYDPNSDEPFKNPLEALSKVAGTSDSDTAKQESFSERKAKYDKERAAKKAAEAKKAEAATETTAAAAATGAAAKAAEKTPDASASEAKEAAAEKPETAAKPKPSADELYGTKPAAKKPAAKAPAAKPAADNTTAAKPATDKKPASAKAPTATKPTTAAKKPAATATTTAKPATQPTTAKKPAAKTDAEKAAARSAAAKKAAATRAANKKAAQSAAKATPTTNEKGE; encoded by the coding sequence TTGTTTGGCATAGGTGGATTCGAGCTTTTCCTCATTTTGCTGTTCGGGTTCCTCATTTTTGGGCCTGATAAGCTGCCAGCTATGGCGAAGACATTGGGAAAAGCTATCAACAAGTTTAGAAGTGCTCAGGAAGAAATGAATAAGGTCATCAAGACGGAAGTCTATGATCCCAATTCTGACGAGCCTTTCAAAAACCCGCTTGAGGCACTTTCGAAGGTGGCGGGTACATCGGACTCCGATACAGCGAAGCAGGAAAGCTTCTCGGAGCGCAAGGCGAAATACGACAAAGAGCGCGCCGCAAAAAAGGCCGCTGAGGCTAAGAAGGCAGAAGCCGCGACGGAAACAACCGCGGCTGCCGCTGCGACGGGGGCGGCGGCGAAGGCCGCTGAAAAGACTCCGGATGCCAGCGCTTCCGAAGCCAAGGAGGCTGCGGCCGAGAAGCCGGAGACGGCAGCGAAGCCCAAGCCGTCTGCTGACGAGCTGTATGGCACAAAGCCTGCAGCCAAGAAGCCTGCGGCCAAGGCGCCTGCGGCGAAACCGGCTGCCGACAACACGACCGCAGCCAAGCCGGCAACCGACAAAAAGCCTGCGTCAGCCAAGGCGCCTACGGCCACTAAGCCGACGACAGCTGCGAAGAAGCCTGCCGCTACCGCCACGACTACGGCAAAACCGGCTACGCAACCAACGACCGCGAAGAAGCCTGCGGCGAAGACCGACGCAGAGAAAGCAGCTGCGCGCTCCGCTGCTGCGAAGAAGGCGGCTGCAACACGCGCTGCCAATAAAAAGGCCGCCCAGAGTGCCGCCAAAGCGACACCTACGACGAATGAGAAGGGGGAGTAA
- the aroE gene encoding shikimate dehydrogenase — protein MGEKLSISGHTQTIALIGSPVEHSMSPAMHNASFEKLGLDYAYVVFDVQPENLEAVVKGMKAMGIPGFNVTMPLKTPILPYLDELSDAAKLMGAVNTVVLQDGKLVGHNTDGAGFMRNLKENGVDVIGKKVTISGAGGAGSAIFTQAALDGVKEIDVYNIRDSFYEATERRIAELAAQTGCAVTLHDLADKDDLRASVADSALFINATRVGMPPLENECTLDEDMLHEGLALADTVYNPRTTKLLAMGQAHGNKTVNGLGMLLWQAAIGEKIWTGQEMPVDYIEELFFTE, from the coding sequence ATGGGAGAGAAACTGAGCATTTCCGGTCACACCCAAACTATTGCGCTCATTGGTAGCCCGGTCGAGCATTCGATGTCGCCCGCCATGCACAACGCGTCGTTCGAAAAACTGGGGCTTGATTACGCATACGTTGTGTTCGACGTGCAACCCGAAAATCTTGAAGCAGTCGTGAAGGGCATGAAGGCTATGGGTATACCCGGCTTCAACGTCACGATGCCGCTTAAAACGCCTATTCTCCCCTATCTTGACGAACTCTCCGATGCCGCCAAGCTTATGGGTGCCGTTAACACCGTTGTTTTGCAGGACGGAAAGCTGGTCGGACACAATACCGACGGTGCTGGGTTCATGCGCAACCTCAAGGAGAACGGCGTCGATGTTATTGGCAAGAAGGTGACCATCTCGGGTGCCGGTGGCGCGGGTTCAGCCATCTTCACGCAGGCAGCACTTGACGGCGTTAAGGAAATTGACGTGTACAACATTCGCGACAGTTTCTATGAAGCGACCGAGAGGCGCATTGCCGAGCTGGCTGCGCAAACCGGGTGCGCCGTCACGCTGCATGATCTGGCTGACAAAGATGATCTGCGCGCCTCAGTTGCGGATTCGGCCCTGTTCATCAATGCTACGCGCGTGGGCATGCCCCCGCTGGAGAACGAGTGCACGCTTGACGAGGACATGCTGCACGAAGGCCTCGCTTTGGCCGACACGGTGTACAACCCCCGCACGACCAAGCTTCTGGCTATGGGCCAAGCGCACGGCAACAAAACCGTAAATGGCCTGGGCATGCTGCTGTGGCAAGCGGCTATTGGCGAGAAGATTTGGACTGGCCAGGAGATGCCGGTCGACTACATCGAAGAGCTGTTCTTCACCGAGTAG
- a CDS encoding type II toxin-antitoxin system HicB family antitoxin, with the protein MNTADRYTYRVVWSDEDQEYVGTVAELPSLSWLAADSAEALVGIRRLAADVVKDMEAAGETPPLPLHDRHYSGKFQVRIPPEIHRRLALEAAEDHISLNRLIAARLA; encoded by the coding sequence ATGAACACTGCAGATCGCTATACCTATCGGGTTGTTTGGTCTGACGAGGATCAAGAATACGTTGGCACCGTTGCAGAATTGCCGTCGCTTTCGTGGCTTGCGGCTGATTCTGCGGAAGCTCTCGTCGGCATTCGTCGCCTTGCAGCCGATGTTGTGAAAGATATGGAAGCAGCGGGAGAAACTCCACCCCTTCCGCTTCATGATCGCCACTATTCTGGGAAATTTCAGGTGCGCATACCACCAGAAATTCATCGAAGGTTAGCACTCGAGGCTGCCGAAGACCATATTTCGCTCAACCGCCTGATTGCCGCGCGTCTTGCCTGA
- a CDS encoding class I SAM-dependent methyltransferase produces MSIDTATGKEAPAELSSERVKDIFATIAKKYERFNAVSSFGAYKAWLAGMMRQASIGPDDDVLDVAGGTGDVAFTVARAKHPRHIQCTDLVNEMLDVARAHYADGAADGVPVDFEVVDAQNIPYADATYDVITMAYGIRNMPDRPRALAEMLRVLKPGGSLVCLEFSTPPNRVWRALYNFYLKHLIPFWGGLITGDREGFVYLARSIKAFPDQQGLATLMEDAGFTDITWKNYTGGIAAVHVAKKPQ; encoded by the coding sequence GTGAGCATCGACACCGCCACCGGAAAAGAAGCGCCCGCCGAGCTGTCCTCAGAGCGCGTCAAAGATATCTTTGCCACCATCGCCAAGAAGTATGAGCGATTCAACGCGGTATCGAGCTTCGGCGCTTACAAAGCCTGGCTTGCCGGCATGATGCGCCAAGCCTCTATCGGCCCAGATGACGATGTGCTTGACGTGGCGGGAGGCACAGGAGATGTCGCCTTCACGGTGGCGCGCGCAAAGCACCCGCGCCACATTCAGTGCACCGACTTGGTTAACGAAATGCTTGACGTTGCGCGTGCACATTATGCCGACGGAGCTGCAGATGGCGTACCGGTTGACTTTGAAGTGGTCGACGCTCAGAACATTCCGTATGCAGACGCCACGTATGACGTGATTACCATGGCCTATGGCATCCGCAACATGCCGGATCGACCGCGTGCACTCGCTGAGATGCTGCGCGTCCTTAAGCCGGGCGGATCACTGGTATGCCTTGAGTTTTCGACACCGCCAAACCGCGTGTGGCGCGCACTGTACAATTTTTACCTCAAGCACCTCATTCCGTTTTGGGGCGGTCTTATCACGGGCGACCGGGAAGGTTTCGTGTATCTGGCGCGTTCTATCAAGGCGTTTCCCGACCAGCAGGGACTTGCCACGCTGATGGAAGATGCGGGCTTCACCGACATCACGTGGAAGAATTACACCGGCGGCATTGCCGCCGTTCATGTGGCGAAAAAACCCCAATAA
- the hypA gene encoding hydrogenase maturation nickel metallochaperone HypA, with translation MHELGIMTGVMDAVETSAKEAGATKVLKISLSVGEMTEAIEDALRFAFDVLIEGTMCEGAELEIAMVKPKSRCHECGAEYEHDRFHMLCPECGGFATELIAGRELQIDSIEVDIPDEDE, from the coding sequence ATGCACGAACTGGGAATCATGACAGGCGTAATGGACGCAGTTGAGACATCGGCGAAAGAAGCCGGTGCCACGAAGGTTCTCAAAATCAGCCTGTCGGTGGGCGAGATGACCGAGGCCATTGAAGATGCTCTGAGGTTTGCGTTTGACGTGCTGATAGAAGGTACCATGTGCGAGGGCGCAGAGCTTGAAATCGCCATGGTGAAGCCTAAAAGCCGTTGCCACGAATGCGGTGCGGAATACGAGCATGATCGTTTCCATATGCTCTGTCCCGAATGCGGCGGCTTTGCCACAGAGCTCATAGCCGGTCGCGAACTGCAAATAGACTCAATTGAGGTAGATATTCCGGACGAAGACGAGTAA
- a CDS encoding response regulator transcription factor has protein sequence MREEEASESTKEVKGLLQEALFEFKRHSMLLFGGVAWWGSHYLLLWNAHITAIDSFASGYDGRFVLSIAGTILVLFILTLMTWRKPQFELASHVLPYVVFGVCTSVAFGLLVAPSFIRSLYPLGFIGAVLSGLGNSFMLVLYGELHVRMGIRFMPLAFAVEVITGVILAFILSQLPVLLETVASAGVVVVAAVLCFLYSRKEERATKGQPVKVDMSIRLLLVFAVLTGFAYGLVRTFAVGGLEEAGMHAGLDAERWGTCLCALLLLVIFFLQKRQTLFEQCLLLIVPLVATGMLLVSLQGINSVIPTAINTGGFACFFILMWYFAAVLATHEKKTNITFFVTLLFLASQSAQFLGALVPAELSNSFSSALVYLLLLFSMIIMYWRSKALLKASGMQGSESAYAPIAEVTPEQKEIWVRQFGFSPREAEIAVLLVQRTPYKQIGEELYVSGNTVKTHVRNVYKKADVSSREELLEKLSAF, from the coding sequence GTGCGCGAAGAAGAGGCTTCAGAGAGCACAAAAGAGGTAAAGGGTTTGCTTCAAGAGGCTCTATTTGAATTCAAGCGCCATAGTATGCTTTTGTTTGGGGGCGTAGCTTGGTGGGGAAGCCATTACCTTTTACTTTGGAATGCTCACATTACTGCCATTGATTCATTTGCCAGCGGTTACGATGGCAGGTTCGTGCTGAGCATTGCGGGAACTATCCTTGTTTTGTTTATCCTTACACTTATGACTTGGCGCAAGCCTCAGTTTGAGCTTGCCTCGCATGTGCTGCCGTACGTAGTTTTTGGTGTCTGCACTTCTGTTGCATTTGGGTTGCTTGTTGCACCCTCGTTTATACGTTCGCTCTATCCACTCGGTTTTATAGGTGCGGTGCTATCCGGATTGGGGAACAGCTTTATGCTCGTACTGTATGGCGAATTGCACGTACGTATGGGTATACGGTTCATGCCTCTTGCATTTGCTGTTGAAGTTATCACAGGGGTTATTCTGGCCTTTATTCTTTCCCAGCTGCCTGTTCTTTTAGAAACGGTCGCTTCGGCTGGGGTTGTAGTGGTGGCAGCAGTACTATGCTTCTTGTATTCGCGAAAAGAAGAACGTGCAACAAAGGGCCAGCCGGTAAAAGTCGATATGAGTATTCGTCTTTTGTTAGTCTTTGCTGTGTTGACAGGATTTGCTTACGGTCTCGTGCGTACCTTTGCGGTTGGCGGCTTGGAAGAAGCGGGAATGCATGCAGGACTTGATGCCGAACGCTGGGGCACCTGTCTTTGCGCATTGCTGCTGCTGGTTATATTTTTTCTCCAGAAACGGCAAACGTTATTCGAGCAATGTTTGCTTTTAATAGTGCCGCTTGTGGCTACGGGGATGCTTCTTGTGTCTCTGCAGGGGATAAATTCGGTTATTCCGACTGCTATCAATACCGGTGGATTTGCATGCTTTTTTATTCTGATGTGGTATTTTGCGGCAGTGCTTGCGACGCACGAAAAAAAGACTAACATCACGTTTTTTGTGACGCTTCTTTTTCTAGCAAGTCAAAGTGCGCAATTTTTGGGTGCCCTTGTGCCTGCCGAATTATCAAACTCTTTTTCAAGCGCTTTGGTATATCTGCTCTTACTGTTTTCGATGATCATCATGTATTGGCGTTCTAAAGCATTGCTGAAAGCGTCCGGAATGCAGGGATCGGAGTCGGCATATGCTCCGATAGCGGAAGTCACTCCTGAACAAAAAGAGATATGGGTGCGTCAGTTCGGATTTAGCCCACGTGAGGCAGAGATCGCGGTGCTGCTTGTTCAAAGAACTCCCTATAAGCAAATTGGCGAAGAACTCTATGTCTCTGGGAATACCGTTAAGACACATGTCCGTAATGTTTACAAGAAGGCCGACGTCTCATCGCGCGAGGAATTGCTAGAAAAGCTTAGTGCCTTTTGA
- the tsaD gene encoding tRNA (adenosine(37)-N6)-threonylcarbamoyltransferase complex transferase subunit TsaD has product MSKPQSHSHDTSTQAPYVLAFDTANEVIAIGVGLLHAGSRSVEVVASVEAEAHRASNTQLLPRVNALLEERGITRESIACVVVGRGPGSFTGVRIALATAKGIASALGVALIGVSSLDTVAWNAWQAGARGQMAVVADAMRKEVYPVRFQLNDAGIERLEADRVVKAEAAAKELCVAAPLMLVGDALKKYGELFKPCGRALDESLWTPTGQGLLRALQALWQAGEVDPFDSSRHHPAYALPVYTRLSDAEENERIRLSKNDPRNLTTGVQDVACRRDQRASMHDTAILNARPDKDGIVYKPLDAAHAPEVAALETRVMGTDAWNEALVADELPRPDRVWWAAYGVSTACQPSKHADAAKPCSAPSSPLCAYPHVQSTLGRAAGESRALQGSSLTEVDQGQISRFDSLQLIGYAGGWIVDGQVQILKVGVDPAYRRQGVARVLLARVAADARDLGATSCSLEVRAGNAGAHKFYEALDFRVLGTRPRYYSDGEDALIMEGPLPLLTHDVAGMELQVNANTSVATQANNLTDVSRETSPASSPTHSASASVQSTHPAHASLPEHVSRETFVDQNSHQSRDASTPDETLQLAARRPLILAIESSCDETAAAIVDGDGNLVADVVASQVDFHARFGGVVPEIASRKHIEAICGVCDECFDVAAAALNVPRLIWSDLDAVAVTYAPGLLGALVVGVAFAKGAAWACDLPLVGVHHLEGHLYANKIGAPDFTPPAVVSLVSGGNTLLVHMADWGNYETLGATIDDAVGEAFDKVAKALGLGYPGGPVISKQAAQGNPAAISFPRAMMHSGDLRFSLSGLKTAVVTYINKEREAARALNIPDICASFQQAVVDVQVKKAEAALKQTGAPTFCLGGGVAANPALRAAYEDLCERLGVRLVMPPFSACGDNAGMIALAALDRYRQQKFLSLDSDAQAHANLDDPY; this is encoded by the coding sequence TCTTGCCTTCGATACCGCAAACGAGGTTATCGCCATAGGCGTGGGGCTGCTGCATGCCGGCAGCCGAAGCGTGGAAGTTGTCGCGTCCGTCGAGGCCGAGGCGCACCGCGCTTCCAACACGCAGCTGTTGCCGCGTGTCAATGCCTTGCTTGAGGAGCGTGGCATTACGCGCGAGAGCATTGCGTGTGTTGTAGTGGGGCGAGGACCTGGCTCGTTTACGGGTGTGCGCATCGCTCTTGCTACGGCGAAGGGCATCGCTTCGGCGCTCGGTGTGGCGCTCATCGGCGTGTCGTCGCTTGATACCGTGGCGTGGAATGCGTGGCAGGCGGGTGCGCGTGGGCAAATGGCCGTTGTTGCTGATGCCATGCGCAAAGAGGTGTATCCCGTTCGCTTTCAACTGAACGATGCGGGGATCGAACGTCTTGAGGCCGACCGTGTCGTAAAGGCTGAAGCGGCGGCGAAAGAGCTGTGTGTGGCTGCTCCGCTTATGCTTGTGGGTGATGCGCTGAAGAAGTATGGCGAATTGTTCAAGCCGTGCGGGCGTGCCCTGGACGAGTCACTGTGGACCCCGACGGGGCAGGGGCTTTTGCGGGCGCTTCAGGCGCTGTGGCAAGCGGGCGAGGTCGATCCCTTCGACTCCTCTCGCCACCATCCGGCCTACGCGCTTCCTGTGTATACACGTCTTTCCGATGCGGAAGAAAACGAGCGAATCCGGCTTTCGAAGAATGATCCGCGCAATCTAACAACCGGCGTACAGGATGTTGCCTGCCGCCGTGACCAGCGGGCGAGTATGCACGATACCGCCATCTTGAATGCACGTCCTGATAAGGACGGTATCGTCTATAAGCCCCTTGATGCTGCTCATGCGCCCGAGGTTGCCGCACTTGAGACGCGCGTGATGGGAACCGACGCGTGGAACGAAGCACTTGTAGCCGACGAGCTGCCTCGTCCCGACCGCGTGTGGTGGGCGGCATATGGAGTTTCGACGGCTTGTCAGCCGTCGAAACATGCCGACGCTGCGAAGCCTTGCAGTGCCCCATCTTCCCCCTTGTGCGCTTACCCTCACGTGCAAAGCACGCTCGGCCGCGCGGCGGGGGAATCTCGGGCACTGCAAGGCTCCTCGCTGACCGAGGTGGACCAGGGGCAAATCTCGCGATTCGATTCCCTTCAACTTATCGGCTATGCGGGCGGGTGGATTGTTGACGGGCAGGTGCAGATTCTCAAGGTGGGCGTTGATCCTGCGTATCGTCGCCAGGGTGTTGCACGAGTACTTCTTGCTCGGGTGGCTGCTGACGCGCGCGATTTAGGCGCGACCTCGTGTTCGCTTGAGGTGCGCGCGGGTAATGCCGGTGCGCATAAGTTCTACGAGGCGCTTGATTTTCGTGTGCTTGGTACGCGCCCGCGCTATTACTCCGACGGCGAGGACGCCCTTATCATGGAAGGCCCTTTGCCGCTGCTCACGCACGACGTTGCAGGCATGGAGCTTCAGGTGAACGCCAACACCTCTGTCGCAACACAAGCAAATAATCTGACGGATGTTTCACGTGAAACATCCCCCGCTTCATCACCAACGCATAGTGCAAGCGCCTCCGTACAGTCGACGCATCCTGCGCATGCTTCTTTACCCGAACATGTTTCACGTGAGACATTTGTCGATCAAAACAGTCATCAATCACGAGACGCTTCGACACCCGATGAGACGCTGCAGCTTGCCGCGCGGCGACCCCTCATTCTTGCCATCGAATCGTCTTGCGACGAAACGGCTGCAGCGATCGTCGACGGCGACGGGAATCTTGTCGCCGACGTCGTCGCCTCCCAAGTTGACTTTCATGCGCGCTTTGGCGGCGTGGTGCCCGAAATTGCCAGCCGCAAGCATATCGAAGCAATCTGCGGTGTGTGCGATGAGTGCTTCGATGTGGCCGCCGCTGCTCTCAACGTTCCGCGTTTGATCTGGAGTGATCTCGATGCGGTGGCCGTTACCTACGCGCCGGGCTTGCTGGGCGCGCTGGTGGTGGGAGTTGCGTTCGCGAAGGGTGCGGCCTGGGCGTGCGATTTGCCGCTTGTGGGCGTCCATCACCTTGAAGGCCACCTATATGCCAATAAAATAGGAGCGCCTGATTTCACGCCGCCTGCAGTGGTGTCGCTCGTGTCAGGCGGCAACACGCTGCTTGTGCATATGGCCGACTGGGGTAACTACGAAACGCTCGGCGCCACTATCGATGACGCGGTAGGTGAAGCTTTCGACAAGGTGGCGAAGGCGCTCGGCCTGGGCTATCCCGGCGGCCCCGTCATTTCAAAGCAGGCTGCTCAGGGTAATCCTGCGGCCATCTCCTTCCCGCGAGCCATGATGCACTCGGGTGATCTGCGATTCTCGCTTTCGGGGCTGAAAACCGCCGTTGTCACCTACATCAATAAGGAACGCGAAGCGGCCCGCGCGTTGAACATTCCCGATATCTGTGCGAGCTTCCAACAGGCGGTGGTTGACGTGCAGGTAAAAAAGGCCGAGGCTGCGCTCAAGCAGACCGGTGCGCCCACGTTCTGTCTCGGCGGCGGGGTGGCGGCGAACCCTGCCTTGCGTGCGGCGTACGAAGATCTGTGCGAGCGTCTGGGCGTACGTCTCGTCATGCCGCCTTTTTCTGCCTGCGGCGACAACGCCGGCATGATCGCCCTCGCTGCACTTGACCGCTATCGCCAACAGAAGTTCCTTAGTCTCGATTCAGACGCCCAAGCCCACGCCAACCTCGACGATCCCTACTAA